Proteins from a genomic interval of Sphingomonas sp. Y38-1Y:
- a CDS encoding SapC family protein produces MANHTILDPAHHRELRVATQHGAGWGDAIMSAVVVPDEFRRVQNDYPILFRLDLATDRFDALALFGFETGENLYLAGDRWDAGALPLSMEIRPFLIGRTPEGQGQVHLDADSARIDPAGVRVFDDAGAPTPYLEAAIEKLRALDSGHARAPAFFAALRRHELLEPLTLDVTLQSGAQHRLIGYHVIDEDRLRSLDAAVLGELHGEGHLMPIFMALASLTNMSGLIARKNRLVGG; encoded by the coding sequence ATGGCCAACCACACGATCCTCGATCCCGCCCACCACCGCGAGCTTCGCGTCGCCACCCAGCATGGCGCCGGGTGGGGCGATGCGATCATGAGCGCGGTGGTCGTTCCCGACGAGTTCCGGCGCGTCCAGAACGATTATCCGATCCTGTTCCGCCTAGACCTCGCCACCGACCGCTTCGACGCGCTGGCGCTGTTCGGGTTCGAGACCGGCGAGAACCTCTATCTGGCGGGCGATCGCTGGGATGCCGGCGCGCTGCCGCTCTCGATGGAGATCCGCCCCTTCCTGATCGGCCGCACGCCCGAGGGACAGGGGCAGGTCCATCTCGACGCCGACAGCGCGCGCATCGATCCGGCGGGCGTCCGCGTCTTCGACGATGCCGGCGCGCCGACGCCCTATCTGGAGGCCGCGATCGAGAAGCTGCGCGCGCTCGACAGCGGCCATGCACGCGCACCCGCCTTCTTTGCGGCGCTCCGCCGGCACGAGCTGCTCGAGCCGCTGACGCTCGACGTCACGCTACAAAGCGGCGCGCAGCACCGGTTGATCGGCTATCACGTCATCGACGAGGATCGGCTGCGCAGCCTCGACGCCGCGGTGCTGGGCGAGCTGCATGGCGAGGGGCATCTGATGCCGATCTTCATGGCGCTCGCCTCGCTCACCAACATGTCCGGGCTGATCGCGCGCAAGAACCGGCTTGTCG
- a CDS encoding tryptophan halogenase family protein, with translation MAEPVKRIVIVGGGTAGWLAACRLAAAATPAALDVTLIEAPDIPTIGVGEGTWPTMRRTLSRIGIAEPDFLAACDGAFKQGSRFIGWRNGSDAYYHPFTPPVEGEARTLAAAWGGQGAFADAVCAQPAVCDAGLAPRQSAMPDYAGALNYAYHLDAGRFAALLRSHATEKLGVRHIADRVERVVGDGDRIAAVETREHGRIEGDLFIDCTGHAALLIGGHCGVPFVDRSNILFNDRALAVQVPVAPGSPIAAQTDATAHEAGWIWDVGLPARRGVGCVYAAAHMSDDQAAAVLTGYLARTAPDCDPASLAFRRLSFRSGHRERFWVGNCLAIGLSAGFLEPLEASAIVLIELSLDALIDDFPASDAAIPAIARRFDARFRARWDRIVEFLKLHYVLSERTEPYWQAHRDPASVPPRLAEWLDLWRDRPPMPADFDAVDELFPAASHQYVLYGMGAAPPASGAMRLADADEVAARIAQQRQRARTLVASLPTQRAYLDGLRAAPPLAKAR, from the coding sequence GTGGCGGAACCGGTGAAGCGGATCGTGATCGTCGGCGGCGGCACCGCCGGCTGGCTGGCCGCGTGCCGGCTTGCCGCCGCGGCCACGCCGGCCGCGCTCGACGTCACGCTGATCGAGGCGCCCGACATCCCGACGATCGGGGTGGGCGAGGGTACCTGGCCGACGATGCGCCGCACTTTGTCGCGGATCGGCATCGCCGAGCCCGACTTCCTCGCCGCGTGCGATGGCGCGTTCAAGCAGGGATCGCGCTTCATCGGCTGGCGCAATGGCAGCGATGCCTATTACCACCCCTTCACCCCGCCGGTGGAGGGGGAGGCGAGGACGCTGGCCGCCGCCTGGGGCGGACAGGGCGCGTTTGCCGATGCCGTCTGCGCGCAGCCCGCGGTCTGCGATGCCGGCCTCGCGCCGCGCCAGTCGGCGATGCCCGACTATGCCGGCGCGCTCAACTACGCCTATCATCTCGATGCCGGCCGCTTCGCCGCGTTGCTGCGCAGCCATGCCACCGAGAAGCTGGGCGTGCGCCACATCGCCGACCGTGTCGAGCGCGTGGTGGGCGACGGCGATCGCATCGCCGCGGTCGAGACGCGCGAGCATGGCCGAATCGAAGGCGACCTGTTCATCGACTGCACCGGCCATGCCGCGCTGCTGATCGGCGGCCATTGCGGCGTGCCCTTTGTCGACCGGTCGAACATCCTCTTCAACGATCGCGCGCTCGCGGTGCAGGTGCCGGTCGCGCCCGGATCGCCGATCGCCGCACAGACCGACGCGACCGCGCACGAGGCCGGCTGGATCTGGGACGTCGGCCTGCCCGCGCGCCGCGGCGTCGGCTGCGTCTATGCCGCCGCCCATATGAGCGACGATCAGGCGGCGGCGGTGCTGACCGGCTATCTCGCGCGCACCGCGCCCGACTGCGATCCCGCAAGCCTCGCCTTTCGCCGGCTCAGCTTCCGCTCCGGCCATCGCGAGCGGTTCTGGGTCGGCAACTGCCTCGCCATCGGTCTGTCGGCGGGGTTCCTCGAGCCGCTCGAAGCCTCGGCGATCGTGCTGATCGAACTGTCGCTCGACGCGCTGATCGACGACTTTCCGGCAAGCGACGCGGCGATACCCGCGATCGCCCGCCGCTTCGACGCACGGTTTCGTGCGCGCTGGGACCGCATCGTCGAGTTCCTGAAGCTTCATTATGTGCTCAGCGAGCGCACCGAACCCTACTGGCAGGCGCATCGCGATCCCGCGAGCGTGCCCCCGCGGCTTGCCGAGTGGCTCGACCTCTGGCGCGATCGCCCGCCGATGCCTGCAGACTTCGACGCCGTGGACGAGCTGTTTCCCGCCGCCAGCCACCAATATGTCCTCTACGGCATGGGCGCGGCGCCGCCTGCATCGGGCGCGATGCGCCTGGCCGATGCCGATGAAGTCGCCGCGCGGATCGCGCAGCAGCGCCAGCGCGCGCGCACGCTCGTCGCCAGCCTTCCGACGCAGCGCGCCTATCTCGACGGCTTGCGCGCCGCACCGCCCCTCGCAAAAGCACGATGA